A region from the Nonlabens sp. YIK11 genome encodes:
- the ilvD gene encoding dihydroxy-acid dehydratase, translated as MSLNKYSKTVTQDPTQPAAQAMLHAIGLSKEDLQKPFVGIASTGYEGNPCNMHLNDLAKLVKQGTLEENLVGLIFNTIGVSDGISMGTPGMRYSLPSRDIIADSMETVVQAMSYDGLVTVVGCDKNMPGALMAMIRLDRPSILVYGGTIDSGCHNGQKLDVVSAFEAWGSKVAGTMQEEEYQSIVEKACPGAGACGGMYTANTMASSIEALGMALPYNSSNPALSKDKQQESIDAGKAMLNLLEKDIKPSDIITRKSLENAVRLVTILGGSTNAVLHFLAIARAAQIDFTLKDFQNISDNTPFLADLKPSGKYLMEDIHRIGGIPAVMKYLLSKGLIHGDCMTVTGKTVAENLRDVPDLTADQDVIKTVEEPIKVSGHLRMLYGNLASDGSVAKITGKEGLQFTGKAKVFDGEYAANDGIRDGQVNKGDVVVIRYEGPKGGPGMPEMLKPTAAIMGAGLGKEVALITDGRFSGGTHGFVVGHITPEAQEGGTIALVKDGDTITIDAVSNSIILEVSDEELEQRKKQWKQPPLKFSRGVLYKYARTVSNASKGCVTDEF; from the coding sequence ATGTCTTTAAACAAATACAGTAAAACCGTAACACAAGATCCAACGCAGCCGGCTGCACAAGCCATGTTGCATGCCATAGGTCTATCTAAGGAAGATTTGCAAAAACCATTTGTTGGGATTGCCAGTACAGGTTATGAGGGAAATCCCTGTAACATGCACTTAAATGACTTGGCTAAACTGGTAAAGCAAGGAACCTTAGAAGAAAACCTTGTTGGTTTAATATTCAATACCATTGGTGTTAGTGACGGTATTTCTATGGGAACACCTGGAATGCGTTATTCATTACCTTCCAGGGATATCATAGCTGATTCCATGGAGACAGTCGTACAGGCCATGAGCTATGATGGACTTGTAACAGTGGTGGGTTGTGATAAAAATATGCCAGGAGCATTGATGGCGATGATTAGATTGGATCGTCCCAGCATTTTAGTGTACGGCGGTACCATAGATTCTGGTTGCCACAATGGCCAGAAGCTGGATGTGGTATCTGCTTTTGAAGCTTGGGGCAGCAAGGTTGCTGGTACCATGCAAGAAGAAGAATACCAGAGTATTGTGGAGAAAGCTTGTCCTGGCGCTGGTGCCTGCGGCGGCATGTACACAGCAAATACCATGGCCAGTTCTATAGAGGCACTTGGAATGGCCTTGCCTTACAATTCATCCAACCCTGCATTGAGCAAGGATAAACAACAAGAATCCATTGACGCAGGAAAGGCAATGCTCAACTTGTTGGAAAAGGACATTAAGCCATCTGACATCATAACTCGCAAATCATTAGAGAATGCGGTAAGATTGGTGACCATTTTAGGTGGATCTACTAATGCCGTACTTCACTTTCTTGCGATTGCCAGAGCGGCACAAATTGATTTTACACTTAAGGATTTCCAAAATATTAGTGACAACACGCCATTCCTGGCAGATTTAAAACCTAGCGGGAAATACTTGATGGAAGACATCCACCGCATAGGTGGTATTCCAGCCGTCATGAAGTATTTGTTGAGTAAGGGATTGATCCATGGCGACTGTATGACCGTAACTGGAAAAACTGTTGCAGAGAATTTGAGAGATGTGCCAGATCTAACAGCAGATCAAGATGTTATCAAAACGGTAGAAGAACCCATCAAGGTTTCCGGTCACTTGAGGATGTTGTACGGCAATCTGGCAAGCGATGGTAGCGTTGCAAAAATTACGGGAAAAGAAGGATTACAATTCACGGGTAAGGCTAAAGTTTTTGATGGCGAGTATGCCGCAAACGACGGCATTCGTGACGGCCAGGTAAATAAAGGCGACGTTGTCGTTATAAGATATGAAGGTCCTAAAGGTGGTCCAGGAATGCCAGAAATGCTTAAACCTACAGCGGCCATTATGGGTGCAGGTTTAGGTAAGGAAGTAGCCTTGATAACTGATGGTCGATTCTCTGGCGGTACGCATGGCTTTGTAGTGGGACACATCACTCCAGAAGCTCAGGAAGGCGGCACTATCGCCCTAGTAAAAGATGGAGATACCATTACCATAGATGCCGTTTCCAATTCCATTATTCTGGAAGTATCAGATGAAGAATTGGAACAAAGAAAAAAACAATGGAAACAGCCACCACTCAAGTTTTCAAGAGGTGTGCTCTATAAATATGCACGAACAGTTTCAAATGCCTCAAAAGGCTGTGTGACTGACGAATTTTAA
- a CDS encoding tail fiber domain-containing protein, whose protein sequence is MKTTVTLFTLLIMSLAKAQVGIGTNAPNSASLLDINAAGGDKGIMIPRVSLTDLNSQAPIVGAIEESLLVYNTNESNEKGFYYWSGNRWEKLTTQNDVPATTGANNAWSLNGNSGTTPGGGTNNYLGTADDRDLSIATNTVERIRVKANGNVGIGAGATNPGNALVVKTNTEFDGFSLDFLNYDLNMIQSGNTFFMQNTQATGTINLAFGNSSRLSFDTNAMLPAIDAPNNITTNNGTYDLGRFDRHFRRMYTKGVHSNDNDNNGGLRINIGSNGGSVADYHFTNQALFAVENNRNLGRSDRPWNILYFRNASQVSDRRKKENIDKLDHGLEKVLALKTYSYSYKDDADSKEHYGFMAQDLQADLPSVVTEAPDEMKSLSVDYTSIIPILVNAIKEQQAQIEELKARLP, encoded by the coding sequence ATGAAAACAACAGTTACTCTTTTTACTCTTTTGATAATGTCCCTAGCCAAAGCACAAGTTGGAATAGGTACAAATGCTCCAAATAGTGCTAGTTTACTTGATATCAATGCCGCTGGTGGCGATAAAGGAATCATGATTCCGCGAGTGAGTCTTACAGACTTGAATAGTCAAGCACCCATAGTAGGTGCCATTGAAGAAAGTCTGCTGGTGTACAACACCAATGAAAGCAACGAAAAAGGATTTTACTACTGGTCAGGTAACAGATGGGAGAAACTCACCACTCAAAACGATGTTCCTGCTACTACAGGCGCTAATAACGCTTGGTCTCTTAACGGTAATTCAGGTACAACGCCTGGTGGTGGCACCAACAACTATTTAGGAACAGCTGACGACAGAGATCTTTCCATTGCTACCAATACCGTAGAGCGCATTAGAGTGAAGGCAAACGGTAATGTGGGCATAGGTGCTGGCGCTACAAATCCAGGAAATGCCCTAGTCGTCAAGACCAATACGGAATTTGATGGCTTTTCTCTCGATTTTTTGAATTATGATTTGAACATGATCCAGTCAGGAAATACGTTCTTTATGCAAAACACGCAAGCGACAGGAACCATTAATCTAGCCTTTGGGAACAGCAGCCGTTTATCTTTTGATACCAATGCCATGCTTCCCGCTATTGACGCACCCAACAATATCACGACAAACAACGGAACCTATGACCTAGGTAGGTTTGATCGACATTTTAGAAGAATGTACACCAAAGGCGTCCATTCCAACGACAACGATAATAACGGTGGCTTGAGAATAAATATAGGCTCTAACGGTGGCTCAGTGGCAGATTATCACTTTACGAATCAAGCTCTTTTTGCGGTAGAAAACAATCGCAATCTAGGTCGGTCCGACAGACCTTGGAACATTTTATATTTCCGTAATGCATCACAGGTGAGCGACCGCAGAAAAAAAGAGAACATAGACAAGCTTGATCATGGATTAGAAAAGGTCTTGGCTCTCAAAACATACAGCTACAGCTATAAAGATGATGCCGATAGCAAGGAACACTATGGTTTTATGGCGCAGGATCTACAAGCAGATTTACCTAGCGTTGTGACAGAAGCTCCTGACGAGATGAAATCCCTTTCTGTCGACTACACCTCGATCATTCCCATCCTGGTAAATGCGATAAAAGAGCAACAGGCACAAATTGAAGAGCTCAAGGCTAGATTACCCTAA